Genomic segment of Tachysurus fulvidraco isolate hzauxx_2018 chromosome 22, HZAU_PFXX_2.0, whole genome shotgun sequence:
tgATTTTTATGATGTTTCTTACCATGTAGGAAATCCAGGAGGATGCACATTTTTGCTTAGCTGGATGCACATTGTTGCTAATGGGCATTTGGACTGAGTGGGGTCGACTATATCTAGCGGTTTGATGTGTCTTATTTGATGTTTTGATGAGCctttcaaagcacttcatgatgatGGTTGTGAGTGCAACAGGATAATgttcattgaggcaagacatgATGGTAGTGGTCATGAAGCATATTGTAGCGACAGCACTATttagggaaatgttgaagatgtcggAGAAGACGTACTCTAGTGGGTCTGCACATCCTCTGAGTACTCTGACAGGAATGATGTTTAGACCAGCAGGCTTTCATGGCTCTCTGCATAGTATTCCTCACAGCTGTGGTAAGACTAAGCACTTGGTCATAGGGAGGAGGGGTGGTCTTACTTGCTGGCACATCGTTCCCTGCCTCAAACAGGGCATAGATATTCTTGGCACATCTAGAAGGGAGGCATCTCTGGGACAGGTACGTGAAGTTGTCTTGTTGCTAGTGATGGCctggatgccctgccacatCTGCTGGGTATTGCTGCTGATcaggaagtggctgtggattctCTGAGTCTCTGATTCTTTGTGTGCACTTTTCTTGTCTGATGGACTAAAACAGTTATTACCTTGCTGTTTTTAGAGCCACATCTTGTTTCTTGTCAGCAATGGTGTTGGTGATGTATCTGGTCTCGAATGGCAAGTATTCCTTAAGTTGGTAAAGTCAGCATTGTTTGAAGCCTCCCTAAACATCTGCTAGTCAGTGTGCTTAGTTCTGAACAGCAGAGATGGCTCCTTCCGGTCAGGTTTTCATCTGCTTTAGAACCAATTTAGAGCGTCTGACAAGTTAACTAAGCTACAATTGGCACAATAGATGTGCCCTGAGCTCTGCATGGTATGTTCCAGGGATGTTTGTCTAAACAAGATCCAGCACGCTCACCTCTCTTGTTGCTGGTGGAATTTAGGGAACATTGgtttaagatttgcatggttgttTATTGCAGCTGGAGATTTCAGTCCACAAGGGTGAGCAATCTGCAGTTAATATCCCCATAGAGTTTACTAAGAGCATCCATAGCATAAGAGAGGGAATGTACACCCTGTCTATGAAAACGGTGGTgaattcctgtggtaaataaaatggcagtAATTAGAAACATGCACAGAGTTCTTGTACCATTCAGTGTAGATATAAACACCACAATAGGACAAGGCTGCACTTCTGGCTGTGTGTAACATGATGAGCCCTTCTAGCTGAATGGTGGTACCCAGAACTGTTGCTGGACCACATATCCGTGACCATGAAGACACTTACTCTGTATCCCTATACTCACACAGTAGTCTGATGGAATCAGATGTAATCCAATTTATTGCACAAGGACCAAACACCTGGCAGTAGGATAGACACAATAGAATGCCGGCCTGCTAAGGTTTGATTTTGTGTTGATATGGTATTatttttgttgcaggtgagccTCAAAAATTTTCCCTGAGGTTTAAAAGGGCAGAGGATTACCCCATTGACCTGTACTATCTGATGGACTTGAGTTACTCCATGAAAGATGATTTGGAGAACGTAAAAAATTTGGGAACTGCCCTGATGACTAAGATGCGGAAAGTCACGTCTGACTTCAGGATTGGTAAGAGTCTTTCAAGCTGTCCAAATTCATTGAACGGAACCCATAATGGTGTATTTTAAGTGACTCACTTAAGTAAATGTCCattctttaatttaaattgATCTTTTTAATTGTGTCTGCTAAAACACTTGGTTATTAGAAGATAagtattcatgtttttttaggttttggTTCATTTGTGGAAAAGACTGTGATGCCATATATCAGTACAACTCCTGCCAAGCTGCTGAATCCATGCACTACTGATCAGAACTGCACAAGCCCCTTCAGCTATAAAAATGTACTGAGTCTGACTGAGAATGGCCAGCAGTTTAACAACCTTGTCAGTCGGCAACAGATTTCTGGAAACCTCGACTCACCTGAGGGAGGCTTTGACGCCATCATGCAAGTTGCAGTCTGTGGGGTAAGCTTCTTAGGGAGGTTACTTAGATTAAACAGTAACTTTATGGggtttttataattataaggGCTCATTGCTCTTTACACTGGCCTCTTTGTTGTACACCAAAGATTTACTTACGCAACATACATAATGAATTTAATGGCTTAATTCTGTCGTTTGTGCTGGATTTCGATTGATATGTTTTCTGGAGTTGCTCACATAATGCATTttagaagtcaagaagcttttattgtcattttaaccatatacactgttgcagtacacagtgaaatgagaccatgcagtgcaactgtgcaaatagtgcaggacaagacaaacaagacaatgcaggacaaaagacagtgcaaacaaacaatacaagacactacacaatgtacatcacacatgtacatacacaaactgtttaatgctttgtttttcatttgtgaACCTATGATAGTGACTATATAGTTACACTGCATACTTTAACTCTAACATGCACACTTTGCCTTTCCATGGATTATGTGGTAAATTTAACAAAGGCTATCCTTGAATCTTAAGCATCTGGGTCACCAGCGAGAAGAATATgacaatttgtttatttaagagTTACCATCCACCCCCCAGAATTCCCTTATCATATGTCCGTAATTAAATGGGGGAATTGAAAGTTAACGCATACTTCTTTACATTTGTTTGGAAATTTTAGGAACAGATTGGTTGGAGAAATGTCACTCGGCTACTAGTCTTTTCTACTGATGCTGGTTTTCACTTCGCCGGAGACGGTAAACTGGGTGGCATCGTGCTTCCCAATGATGGGAAATGCCACCTGAAGGATAATATGTACACAATGAGCCATTACTATGTATGTATGCTGTATTCCACATCCTAGCAATCTACAACTGCACACATGTACACTGTAAtactgaagaccttttttttgttgtaggACTACCCTTCAATCGCACACCTTGTACAGAAACTGAGTGACAACAACATTCAGACAATCTTTGCTGTAACTGAAGAGTTCCAGCCTGTCTATAAggtaatttttaaaaacatgcagTGATATGGAAGTATGTGAAGTGTGTAGAAAACAATCAACTTGAGTGTGAATTCTTCATTCCATTTTTAGGAGCTTAAAAATCTCATTCCAAAGTCTGCTGTTGGAACATTGTCCGCAAACTCCAGTAACGTGATCAAACTTATCATTGATGCCTACAATGTGAGTAAAAAAGTCTTGTACGTATGTCTTGTTTATGATTGAGGATTTTCTGCTATTCCGTATGTTGTTGATATTTTGTTGGTATGATTGCTGTTCACCATTATGGTAGAATGTACATTATATAGCTTAAattatgtggacacctgaccatcacacataCATGTGATTATTCCTGTTGCTACAATACTGCAAGCACTGAATGCCACCAGAACTGTAACGCCACCGGTGTGCAAAGCTACTTTGGCCAAAATCAGTGCCTCCATTCACTTGCCCAACATCAGTGCTCCCGTGGCTAAATTACCAGATGCCTGCAGCCACAAGAGACTTTCTGGAAGGGTGGAGGGGGGCCAATAAATCTGGGTTGGGTTCACAAACTTCCATTTACCATATAGTGCAGCTCTATATAGTGTAATATCAtcagtattatatattataatgtaagTATTTTAAAAAGCAAAGTGAGATTCATTTGATGGTatctcagacttttttttttatttgttaaagtaTCTGGATTGATTGAATGTCTTGAACGTCCTTTCATTAATTATTTCCAAATCTCTGCCTAGTCTCTTTCTTCTGAGGTGATCCTGGAGAACAGCAAGTTACCTGAGGGAGTGTCCATCTCTTATGTGTCCCACTGCAAAAATGGAGTTAGTGAAACAGGAGACAATGGAAGAAAGTGCTCGAACATCTCTATCAGCGATGAGGTAAGAAAAATTATAATGTGAAGAGGTGATTTCTAAACTTACCAATCCAGTTTTATCTGATATGATCTTTTGTTTTGGTGGTAATATCAGGAAGGTGTTATATGTGCACCAATGTTCATAGAAATATTTCAGTGTGCATAGAAATATAATGTGCACCAATGTTCCTGCTTATTATGCAGGTGACCTTTGACATAGCCATCACCACTAAGGGCTGCCCATCACCCGATAAACAAGAGGTAATAAAGATCAAGCCTCTAGGATTCAACGAGGAGGTTGTGATCGCTCTAAACTTCATCTGTGAGTGTGAATGTTCCAAAGAAGGGATCCTCAAAAGTCCAGACTGTCACTTTGGCAATGGAACTCTCGAGTGTGGAGCATGCAGGTAAGGGAGCACTCTCAAGTTATAttgtcattaattattttttaacttgttaATCTTGTTCAATATTCAATGTCATAATTACATTTCtaatgtgctttattattattattattattattattattttcagatttctttttGCTCCCTGGACACAAGAGACTTGGTGTGTCTACCATTCATTTTTTCAAAAACTCTCCTTTGGAGAAAGGCTTGCTGGCCTTTGCTAATTTGAATGCTATGAAATATTTTGCCTTGGTGCTTGACTCTTGAATAGTAGTTTGTCAGAGAAAAATTTTGCTGAGTATTTAAATTGTTTGCTTATCTTTGCACAGTATTCACCCTTTCTTACATTGACTGGTTGCTAGCATAGTCAGCATGCTTGGTGAAAAAGTTGTGGCTGATATTGAATTCTTTGAAAACCGCACGTGGTTTCTTGGCATACATTGTTTGAACGGACTTTGATCAGACTGAAAAATATTTACCTGATCGGACTTTGATCGGACTGAAAAAGTAGGTAGCTCTACACTCTTTGAGCCTTACTTTAACAACGACGGGCCAATGCTAGAGACGATAGACTCTGCTTTAACAAAGGGCGGTAGTGTTTGGAGAGTGCCATCTAGTGGGATAAACTGTATGTGCCCTGCAGGCCTTAGTTTGCTGATCACTGTTCTGTACCAACTCATTTGCCATTTGTGAATGTATATGATCCATGAAAGTAAGATCTTTcaccccattttttttttgccagagaTGATCTGTCTATGGCCACAGCTGAATGATTGtcgtattttttttgtttcttctgcaTCCCTTTGATTTTTAGATTCCATCTTCTTCTGTACCATTCTTGTTTCTGCATTTTAGCACATCATCTTTTCATTtgcattgattatttttaaagtgaCATCACTTGTTTCTTTAACACAGACTTGCATAGTATATATTCTTTCACTTCAGCAGCATAGAAATACTTGGTTAATTGTGAAATGCTAATTAACGTGAACTCTGGGCCTAAATTTGGATATTAGGCATGCTTTTTGTGATGGCCAGtttagacacacaaacagtttaaaacagCTTTTTTGATTGGGCAATTAAGGGAGCACACGTGAAGGATGCATTTGTTGCCTGTCTATTTTCATTTCCAGATCTATTCAATGCATATTTGATATTATTGGGCCCTATTtgaaataacaaatatttttcCTTAGGAAAAATTCTCTGCGTTTACAAACCGTCTGTAGCTGTTTGGTGCTCTGATGCCTTCCGTAGTTTgcagcacttcatgcttccattGGCTAGTCTTTCACCACGGATTACACACTCAATTCTCACCTAGTCCATTGCGTCAATGAAATTATATTCAAGATTACATTCCAAATAAatccttgttttcttttcagagCATATATTTCTCTCTTCACCCTGTCGTTTGCATATTCGCTTtaccgtgtgtgtttgttcttttttaaccTGCATCTGTCTATTCCCACTCTCTGCTGAAATTTCTCTTATCTTGGCGATAAAGAAAATCTTTGAAGTTGGCCTACAAACGTACAGACAAGGTCCTGGCTTGAAGGTTTATTACATCTGCCAAAGTTCGCCAGATTTTCCCTACTGAAATTACACTTTTAATCTGGCTAATCTCCATTTCTGACTGAGAGCTAATTTATATGAACACAAATCTTCTAATAATCATTCACTAACAAGCTGACTGTCTGCCATGTGGAATGTTGGACATATCTTTGGAATGTTTGAGATCTTAATTTTGTGGAGATTTTGCACAGATCAAACATGAATGGCATCTGcttgctgttaaaaaaacaaacaaaaaaaaaaacagaaactgatATGAGCAGGAAATTCGTCTCACCAGTGTTGTACTGCAATATTCCAGTCTCGTACCTTCAATTTAgtgtaacaaataataatagacaGGGACAGCAAAGTGGGCAAATGCCTTTTTACTGCTGCAAAACAGTTCAGTCCTTGAATCAACCCATAATGTTTTTTCTtaggaaagaaaacaacaatgCAACAATGAATGTCAGTCAAATTCACTGTAACAGCTTATTGTAGCTTAACAGCAGAGGGTTAATAAAACAATTGCATGACACAGATTGGAAATGGTATTTACCAAATGAGTATGGAGTTCAGTCCATCGAAACTCCTTTATTTTTTAGCTATTTTTCCTCCTGTCTTTGCCCTTCCTACAAAACCATTTTACAGCATGTGGGGGCTATGGAGTCcatgttatttaaaaatctgCAAGTAAAACCTGAATGTTTACCGTTGCAATCCTCTTCATGAAATAAGAGGATATGCATTTGAAATCATGCTATGTAGCTCTGCTGTACAGTAACACTAAATGTGCTTCATTGTGACTTTTCAGATGCAACGAGGGGCGAATTGGAAGGGTTTGTGAATGTAGCAAAGATGATGGCACGGCAGAGGACCTTGATGCAAACTGCCGCATGGACAATGGCACGGATATCTGTAGCAACAACGGGGCCTGTGTCTGTGGAACATGTGAATGCAGGACGCGAGAGAACCCAGAGGAGCGCTATGAAGGGAAGTTCTGTGAATGTGACAACTTTAACTGTGACCGATCCAACAACAAGCTATGCGGAGGTGAGATTGCACACTTTTTCTGTTGTGTAATTTTATCGTTTGAAATATGTCAGCCATTTCAATGGGATGCTTTGATATGCAATATAATCACTTCACACAGAGAGTGGTTTTTCACCTAActaatgaaaacattttgaaCAACCTACTCTTATAGGTGACTCTATTTTATACACAGATTATGCTgtacttacatttacactttttaGATGAATTGTCTCatataggacacatttacatttacagcatttagcagatgctcttatccaggaGTGATGTGCACGAGTGCTTTTAagtcattaaatacattaactctggttcactaggttacagacttaaggtaccatgagcctaaaacactATTCAaaggtttttatatatatatatatatatatatatagatagcaTATTGAGGCCAAAACATggtaaaactttttaaaatttacCAGACTTTGTGGCAAAAGGAACCAATGAATAAATCGTTCGTCCTATATTCTCGAAAAAAGTCCAGTtgctatatataatatatgctatatatatatagcatatatatatataaagcatatagcatatattatatataacaacTGGACTTTAGCTGTGAAACAGTAATATTTAATCTCTGCTTTGTTTCAAcctattttctttttactttgaTACCATTGTGTGAGATGGACAATACCAAATTCGTCTACATAATGTCTTTACATATTTTTGGCCTTCTCAGAATGTGAGGCTTTACTGAAAACACTGCTAAATTGAAGTAGTTGCTTTTCAATTTTTTCTTGTAAAAGTACTTCAactaaatgaattattttttttgtgaaccTTGGCTTGAGCTGTGGAATACACACTTCGAGTAGTTTGAGATTGCTGTAAATGCATATGTGAATATGAAGGAAATCATTGTTTACAGAATTTTTACAAAACCGAGTCAAATCTTTAGTTTGTTTTGGATCATGTATGCATTTACACACCAGTTTATTCAATGATTGATAAAGAAGGCCTGTTGCTGGGTTAATAACACTGATTTGTTTGTTCTGTCGTATTCTGTTGGCTAAATTTcttgttagaaatgtttcattagACCCATTAACAAATTTGAAAACTGTTGTCTGAATAACGTTCATAAGCACTTGTCTCCAttgtgaaaatgtatttttactgaATATTCGGATAGTTTTACACAGTtccatatttataaattttgTGATGTTAATAAGGATTAGGATTTCTGAACTATTACAGACTTCTTCAGGGGACCATTCTTCAAATCACTATTGATTGTTAAgcggccttcacactgcacacgacaaacggaaACGACTGTCAGATTTCGCCCCTAGTGACAGTCGCAcggaatgtgcaatatgatcgtgtagacgtcaacatgggagagaagctaCTTCTCACAGTCTCGGAAAACCCATTAATATATGATCGTGACATCCGAAAATAACCAccaaaataaccaaaaaaatctTCTCCATTAAGGCGCAACTCTTGCATTAAACGGTGATACTCACCGAGACTTTTTCTCTGAGTCAGgtagtgttttatccacactgatttgcaatattttcttttgcatCTCCAGTAAAGGAGAGCAAAAGCGAGAGCCTGTATTCTCCCTCCAgttatcatggtgaatgaaggAATTAATTATTGAAGGagtaaatacaaacaatcaatGAATGCAACAATATATCCAGAAAGACCGCAAATAATTTTTGACGAAACAttgacacaacattaaaaataatacaatataaatattaatttattacttttttttttataaataacaatgtatttaaaataaaaagattgtttttggtaaagtttaaaaattactaaagttaatattaatacttttcAATAATTATCATCACCTCAAAAGCGATGTCTGATTTTCACTcgttagttttctttttttccctttctttaaTGGAAGCATACCAacaattttgtatatatattttaaagagTCAAGATAATGAGATAATATTTGCTAATTACTGCAAAATTGTACAAGTGTTCTTGATGCAGTGAGTGTTATTGTACAGATAATATGGTGATTATATTTTGCTGGTAGTGGCAGGCTACTGGGATATTTGTATATCGAGAGTGTGCATGTTGCTCTGCAATCTTTTTTTGTGGGGTACGTCCATTTATATCCAGATCCACTATGGACACAATGGTTACTGAAGACGAATCATGTTCATAACTTTTGACCTCATAACTTTCAACTTCGAATATTTAAAGGTAAATTCTTGAAATTTGTTCCAGTTCCGTGACCTCTGTGGATCTAACAATTATAACAGTTTAAGACTGTCTTAGAAAAGTGCttgacacattttattttaggcCAAAATGTGTTCATGCATAtgatggataaatgaatgaatatgaggTCATAAGatttacacacaattttccacTTAGTAAATGCATCAGAATTTTTTCCAGTTGGGGTGTATCGgtgtttgtaataaaattgtttgtttctttatctaACAGGTCATGGTCAGTGTGTCTGcagaaggtgtgtatgtgatacaAACTACACAGGCAGTGCATGTGACTGCCCACTGGACAAGCAGCCCTGTGTGGCCAGTAATGGGCAGCTCTGTAATGGTCGTGGCACCTGTTCCTGTGGAGTGTGTAAATGCACCGACCCAAAGTTTCAGGGTAAAACCTGTGAGATTTGCCCCACTTGTCCTGGAGTCTGCACAGAACACAAGTGAGTGTAGGATATTACATTCTTAATTTGTATATTCCACAACCAAACCATCATGAGTGCACATGATCATATTAGTTATTATCGTCTATTTTGTATCAATATTTTCATCCAATAACTGAAACATTTGCAAAATTACCGTGTCATGGTTGTGCTCTGTACAGATCTTGTGTTCAGTGCCGTGCATTTAATACTGGAGAGTTGAAGGATAACTGTGAAGAGAAATGCAATTACTTTAAACTGAACAAGGTGAAGGAAAAGGATGATCTTCCTCAGCCAAACAGCCAGCCCTTCCTCACTCACTGCAAAGAGCGTGATGCCAATGACTGCTGGTTCTTCTTCACTTATTCCAGCAAGAATGACAGTGCTGAAGTCTATGTTGTGGAGAGGCTGGGTAAGTGTTCTGTGCTAAAACAATAAGGATGGGCACTATTGCTACAACAAATTTATTTACCCAGAAAGCAGTCCAGAGAGAGCACCGTCAAAATCATATAAACAAGAATCTTCGTGATATTCATGTGGGTAGTTCAAAAGTTGAGCAATTGCATGAATTTACAGATTCTAAATACAGCTGCAAACAGCAATTAAGCTGTGAGGCCAAGCACTTGAATTAAAGGGTTTGAGTGGTGGAAATCATAATTGCTGTGAATTTTGCTGAGACTATCCTCCATCACTAGTCCCCAGTATTTTAAAATGGGCTGCCATAGAGTCACATGTGGAAGTatgataatttatttatatatatatatatatatatatatatatatatatatatatatatatatatatgtagctgCAAACAGCAATTTGGGGTTTAAATACTTTAATTCCCACCCTGTATtgactagggttgcaaaattccgggaattttcaaggctggaaactttccatgggaattaacgggaatatttGGAAATGGATTAGATTATAttcaaatttattgtcattacacatgtacaaggcaatgaaatgcagtttaggtctaaccagagtgcaatagcagcaagtgcaggatatacagattttacaagatttaaatgagtGTAACAATGTATGAAGGACATTGACCGTATGATCAGCAAGGGGCAGAGTTCAATAAAGAGACAGCTCTAGGAAAAAACTTGTTCTTTAGTCGGCTGGTCCTGGTCCGGAGGCACCTGAAACGCCTGCTGGAGGGCAGAAGTGAAAACAGTCAATGGGCGGTttcctataacaaggaacttaaatgtagttttaaaaaaaatcttgcagcataatttggtttaaaacaacaagatttaatgcagtttaatttaattgaatttgtaccctgcattcTTCGGTCACTTGTACACAGCacactggagggccattgaggccaaaccccctgcatgtacttgtgttttccataacatgcacagtaacactttattttagggtcatttagctagttgcttattagcatgaatattaatagaatgtTGGCtatttattaagcacatattaatgccttattctgcatgaccttattctacattcataactgtacccaatacctaaacttaataactaccttaccaACTCttaaataagcagtaaatttggagtgttaccacatgcacagataatttgatgacctcccccccccacacacattcactcccCCTGAAATTAAACAAtcctttataaaataatgtttattacaattaagtttaaacattattatgcttggaATAAACATTGTGCGTTtgttaaagttctacttacaattaaatcagtcaagacgtaatttttaaaatttgtataaccttgcatgcatgtctgcttatgaccaaacatgtttatttatgtttgtatatgatagtgtttacatacatttccctatatttccaaataattcccagaaatttccataaatattttttatccatATAAAAATTTTACTAAACACTCTTGCTAAATGGGGTAAGCACACTTGCATTCTCATTTAAGATTTGCTTCTAAgaattaatgatttattatacTCTGATTCGGACACTGACGTTCTGACCTATTGCTTTaaccattcattataatgaattgGCTCAAAGGAGTCATTAGGTCACTAATCGGACTTTAGCGGATGTGTTGTGTGGGAATCCTGGCTGTTAGGACATCGTGAAAGATttgtcaacacacacatgcacaccactTCGTAACTGTGCTCGTTCTCTCAGTCACACCGTCAGTAGCCTGTTTCACTCACAAAACCGGACAAAAAATCGGTTTGCCGGCCGGCAAAAAAATTTCAATGCAGGAAAAACCCTGTGACAGAAAGATGTGACCAAATTTTCTCCCATTACACACTGGGTATAGAAATTCAAAGGCATGGCACAGGCCAAGAGTAGCCATTCACTGCTAGGAAATGTTGAAACCGGTACATCTAGACAAGAAACACCTGTCAGTTACATAAGGAATTGAGACATGAGAAATATGTGAGTGCCATATAGAGAAATTGTTAAACACATtaagatgtaaatatcaggaaattaaAGGTCAGAATCTGATCTAATAACCCATATTCCTCTATTGTTTGCAAATGCCTTTTTCTTTGGTGTATAGCGAAAATAGACTTTCTGTTCCAGTGCTTTAAGAGGGGACTGTATATGTGATCAGTTTAATGTCAGTAGCATTGATTTATGCTCTCAAGTACTGTTTGTCAACTTGGCCATCCCAGTAACAAGTAACATCATAGATTaaattggattaaaaaaaaaaaatccaagattGTTTTTCTGAATGATCTCATGGTGTAAATTTTGCCTAATTATAACAAAATTCTGAAAAGGTGAAGCAAATCTCAGTTTTTAAGGAATTTCATCATGGTAGCTGTCCTGTTTTGAAAGTTTATAAACTCATTAAAACGTGCACTACGCAGCCCTTTCCGAGgaataaagagaaaagagaatcATGGTTGCAggttaaaaacagtttaaacatTGAGTTTTGTGAACTATCACCTTATAGCAATTTACATTTGGTCTGTGGTCCACTACAAAATAGCTTAGcctagatttttttcttttctttttttttttaattaatgtatgAACAAGATTATGTATCATAATCTGATCAAATAG
This window contains:
- the LOC113637306 gene encoding integrin beta-1, encoding MKVNVVLTAVLLGFSSFCSAQLDGNACTKALAQSCGECIQVGEKCGWCTDEAFLKQGEPKSTRCDEIDALLKKGCDKDKVENPRGEVIVNENKTVTNRKKDVAEKLKPDQIIQIQPQKLTLNLRAGEPQKFSLRFKRAEDYPIDLYYLMDLSYSMKDDLENVKNLGTALMTKMRKVTSDFRIGFGSFVEKTVMPYISTTPAKLLNPCTTDQNCTSPFSYKNVLSLTENGQQFNNLVSRQQISGNLDSPEGGFDAIMQVAVCGEQIGWRNVTRLLVFSTDAGFHFAGDGKLGGIVLPNDGKCHLKDNMYTMSHYYDYPSIAHLVQKLSDNNIQTIFAVTEEFQPVYKELKNLIPKSAVGTLSANSSNVIKLIIDAYNSLSSEVILENSKLPEGVSISYVSHCKNGVSETGDNGRKCSNISISDEVTFDIAITTKGCPSPDKQEVIKIKPLGFNEEVVIALNFICECECSKEGILKSPDCHFGNGTLECGACRCNEGRIGRVCECSKDDGTAEDLDANCRMDNGTDICSNNGACVCGTCECRTRENPEERYEGKFCECDNFNCDRSNNKLCGGHGQCVCRRCVCDTNYTGSACDCPLDKQPCVASNGQLCNGRGTCSCGVCKCTDPKFQGKTCEICPTCPGVCTEHKSCVQCRAFNTGELKDNCEEKCNYFKLNKVKEKDDLPQPNSQPFLTHCKERDANDCWFFFTYSSKNDSAEVYVVERLECPTGPDIIPIVAGLVAGIVLIGLALLFIWKLLMIIHDRREFAKFEKEKMNAKWDAGENPIYKSAVTTVVNPKYEGK